A window of the Lactobacillus amylovorus DSM 20531 genome harbors these coding sequences:
- the yidC gene encoding membrane protein insertase YidC, with product MKKIKRYTGVLALLVVAALVLSACGATNNPNVAPHSGIYGWVYQWLGRPLQNIMIQTAHMIGGENGAGWGIVIITFVVRLTLMPLMLVQQNKSVRQQEKMARLQPQMKLIQTAMKHKGITPDQQMTLSGWQRELYSKNQVSLTGGMGCLPLIIQLPIMWGIYQAVFYSPQLAHSTFFGISLSQKSVVLAIVATVFTVIQGYISLIGIPEEQKKTMQSMMIVNPIMTLFFSLSFSGALALYWAAGNLVMIIQQLIVTFVLTPKVKQHVAEELKEKPVEVVVTQEKVDALFNPSGESNTANTEAKKELHQDLRNRNKGKQQRRK from the coding sequence ATGAAAAAAATTAAGAGATATACAGGAGTATTGGCACTCTTAGTAGTTGCTGCTCTTGTATTGAGTGCATGTGGCGCTACCAATAACCCTAATGTGGCTCCTCACAGCGGAATCTATGGTTGGGTTTACCAATGGTTAGGTCGTCCCTTGCAAAACATTATGATCCAAACTGCCCACATGATCGGCGGCGAAAATGGCGCTGGTTGGGGTATCGTGATCATTACTTTTGTCGTTCGTCTTACTTTGATGCCTCTTATGCTTGTACAACAAAATAAGAGCGTACGCCAACAAGAAAAAATGGCCCGTCTGCAGCCACAAATGAAGCTCATTCAAACTGCAATGAAGCATAAGGGAATTACCCCTGACCAACAAATGACCTTGTCAGGTTGGCAAAGAGAGCTATATTCAAAGAACCAAGTTTCTTTGACTGGCGGTATGGGATGCTTGCCTTTGATTATTCAGTTGCCTATTATGTGGGGAATTTACCAAGCGGTATTTTACTCACCACAATTAGCGCACTCAACATTCTTTGGCATCTCCCTTAGTCAAAAATCAGTAGTTTTGGCGATCGTTGCGACTGTCTTCACAGTTATTCAAGGTTACATCTCATTGATCGGCATCCCTGAAGAACAAAAGAAGACAATGCAATCGATGATGATCGTTAACCCAATTATGACTTTATTCTTCAGTTTGTCATTCTCAGGTGCGTTAGCTTTATACTGGGCCGCAGGTAACTTGGTAATGATTATCCAGCAATTAATCGTCACCTTCGTCCTCACCCCTAAGGTTAAGCAACACGTGGCTGAAGAATTAAAGGAAAAGCCTGTTGAAGTAGTTGTTACCCAAGAAAAGGTTGATGCTTTATTCAATCCTAGCGGCGAAAGCAATACTGCTAATACCGAAGCTAAGAAAGAATTGCACCAAGATTTACGTAACCGCAACAAGGGTAAGCAACAAAGAAGAAAATAA
- a CDS encoding HAMP domain-containing sensor histidine kinase, with translation MKMMIKNKRDRAKETKHSSLIVRWVSIVALTITVSFVLFSVVVYQIVSKQSMYQQEETSDNVVVTLERTLSSIPDELEISNVIPSLSPSTRRILNGGPAISSKDTRNNAFSDNLISLISNPDINVAVYNRHNEVVFANGDTTPKFSPFKGNRRVVQVKRNNKTTLVTYQKVYSSVNNKLTGYVVVSNKMTYYNHLMSNLLHWMLIISLIAIIFFVAISYVLVVNVVRPIKTMSKVAKEVNADPNSEARIKPLNRDDELAELASSINQMLDRMQSYIEQQKQFVGDVSHELRTPVAVIEGHLNMLERWGKDDPQILDESIKASLQEADRMKHLIQEMLDLTRAEQIDVQYPYEITNVNEVVRRVVSDLAMVHPDFKIQLDEDDLPDDTEIQMYHGHLEQLLVILIDNGIKYSTDRKQINVSAGVTKKEVSIMVQDFGEGISPEDQKKIFNRFYRVDKARTREKGGNGLGLSIAQKLVDSYKGEISVESVEGQGSQFKMVFPVLSKKRAAELRKIEAEKHKNDVPDGILK, from the coding sequence ATGAAGATGATGATCAAGAATAAAAGAGATAGAGCTAAAGAGACCAAACATTCATCGTTAATTGTGCGATGGGTAAGTATCGTTGCGTTGACGATTACGGTCTCTTTTGTCTTATTTTCAGTTGTGGTTTATCAAATTGTAAGTAAGCAATCGATGTACCAGCAGGAAGAAACTTCCGACAATGTAGTGGTTACGCTTGAGCGGACGTTAAGTTCGATTCCAGATGAGTTGGAGATTTCGAATGTCATTCCGTCGCTATCGCCATCTACAAGGCGAATCTTGAACGGCGGTCCTGCCATTAGCAGCAAAGATACGCGGAACAATGCCTTTAGCGACAACCTGATTTCTTTAATATCCAATCCTGATATTAACGTAGCTGTCTACAATCGGCATAACGAGGTTGTCTTTGCCAATGGTGATACGACGCCAAAGTTTAGTCCTTTTAAGGGTAATCGCAGGGTAGTACAGGTTAAACGAAATAATAAAACGACTCTAGTCACCTACCAAAAGGTGTACTCGTCCGTTAATAATAAATTGACTGGGTATGTGGTTGTCTCAAATAAAATGACGTATTACAACCATTTGATGAGCAACTTGCTGCACTGGATGCTGATTATTTCGCTGATTGCAATTATCTTCTTTGTGGCTATTTCATATGTCTTGGTAGTCAATGTTGTTAGACCGATTAAGACGATGTCTAAAGTGGCTAAGGAAGTTAATGCTGATCCAAATAGTGAGGCCAGAATTAAGCCGCTTAATCGTGACGATGAATTAGCAGAGCTGGCCAGTTCTATCAACCAGATGCTGGATCGAATGCAGAGTTATATTGAACAGCAAAAGCAGTTTGTTGGGGATGTTTCTCACGAATTGCGGACCCCTGTTGCCGTAATTGAAGGACACTTAAACATGCTGGAGCGTTGGGGCAAGGATGATCCGCAAATTTTGGATGAATCAATCAAGGCCTCATTGCAAGAAGCTGATCGAATGAAGCACCTGATCCAAGAAATGCTTGATTTGACTAGAGCTGAACAAATTGATGTGCAATATCCATATGAAATAACTAACGTCAATGAAGTAGTACGGAGAGTTGTTTCTGATTTGGCAATGGTTCACCCTGACTTTAAGATTCAGCTTGATGAGGATGACTTGCCTGATGATACTGAGATTCAAATGTATCACGGTCACCTTGAACAACTATTGGTCATTTTGATCGATAATGGTATTAAATACTCAACGGATCGTAAGCAGATCAATGTTTCTGCCGGTGTAACCAAAAAAGAAGTCAGCATCATGGTGCAAGACTTCGGTGAAGGTATTTCACCAGAAGATCAAAAGAAGATCTTTAATCGCTTCTATAGAGTGGACAAGGCCAGAACCCGTGAAAAAGGCGGTAATGGTTTAGGTTTATCAATCGCTCAAAAATTAGTTGATAGTTATAAGGGCGAAATCAGTGTTGAATCTGTAGAAGGGCAAGGCAGTCAATTTAAGATGGTCTTCCCAGTTCTTTCTAAAAAGCGTGCCGCTGAATTACGAAAGATTGAAGCAGAAAAACATAAAAATGATGTGCCAGATGGCATTTTGAAGTAA
- a CDS encoding response regulator transcription factor, whose amino-acid sequence MAKILIIEDEKNLARFVELELQHENYETVVENNGRKGLDDALSQDFDAILLDLMLPDLNGLEIARRVRQVKTTPIIMMTARDSVIDRVSGLDHGADDYIVKPFAIEELLARLRAVLRRVKIEKDASKVTVAKQKIVKFKDLTIETANRIVHRGDGKAIDLTKREYNLLMTLIENKNNVVSRDQLLNKIWGPESNIETNVVEVYVRYLRNKIDVPGQPSYIKTVRGTGYMVRDEDDDQE is encoded by the coding sequence ATGGCAAAAATTCTGATTATTGAAGATGAAAAAAACTTGGCTCGCTTTGTAGAGCTCGAATTACAACACGAAAATTATGAAACCGTAGTAGAAAACAACGGCCGTAAGGGTTTGGACGATGCCCTTTCCCAAGATTTTGATGCAATTTTACTTGACTTAATGCTTCCAGATTTAAACGGTTTGGAAATTGCTCGTCGTGTACGTCAAGTTAAGACTACTCCTATCATCATGATGACTGCACGTGACTCTGTTATTGACCGTGTATCAGGCCTAGATCACGGTGCTGATGACTATATCGTTAAACCATTTGCAATTGAAGAACTTCTTGCACGTTTACGTGCCGTTTTGCGTCGTGTAAAGATTGAAAAGGATGCTTCTAAGGTAACTGTTGCTAAGCAAAAGATTGTTAAGTTCAAGGACTTGACTATTGAAACTGCTAATAGAATTGTTCACCGCGGTGACGGTAAGGCAATTGATTTAACTAAACGTGAATACAACTTACTCATGACATTGATCGAAAATAAGAACAACGTTGTTAGTCGTGATCAATTGTTGAACAAGATTTGGGGACCTGAATCAAACATCGAAACTAACGTGGTCGAAGTTTACGTTCGTTACTTGCGTAACAAGATCGATGTACCAGGTCAACCATCTTACATCAAGACAGTACGTGGTACTGGATACATGGTAAGAGATGAAGATGATGATCAAGAATAA
- a CDS encoding DUF177 domain-containing protein, with the protein MLEISFSKIKNASEPLTHIERDVEMRPEFFKRSKELLIDAKNVHLSGDLFYQEPFVTGNFHITADLTVPSSRSLKPVDYQEDFTFVENYIDRKPTKEELEDNDTIVQVDNDVIDLQTAVEDNMLLNIPTTILTPEEKEKNIFPEGNGWEVISESAFDEGKKNQVNPAFAKLKVLLDNQDDKNDKK; encoded by the coding sequence ATGTTAGAAATTAGTTTTTCTAAAATAAAAAATGCTTCTGAGCCACTTACTCATATCGAACGTGATGTAGAGATGCGCCCAGAATTTTTCAAGCGAAGTAAGGAACTTTTGATTGATGCCAAGAATGTGCATCTATCAGGAGACTTGTTCTATCAAGAACCATTTGTAACCGGCAATTTTCATATCACAGCTGACTTAACAGTTCCATCTAGTAGAAGCTTAAAACCGGTTGATTATCAAGAAGACTTCACTTTTGTAGAAAACTACATTGATCGCAAGCCTACAAAGGAAGAATTAGAGGATAATGACACAATCGTACAAGTAGATAATGATGTTATTGATTTGCAAACTGCTGTTGAAGATAATATGTTGCTGAATATTCCAACTACTATTTTGACACCGGAAGAAAAGGAAAAGAATATTTTCCCAGAAGGTAATGGCTGGGAAGTTATCTCTGAATCTGCCTTTGATGAAGGTAAGAAGAATCAAGTTAACCCAGCTTTTGCTAAGCTGAAAGTCTTGCTTGATAATCAAGATGACAAAAACGATAAAAAATAG
- a CDS encoding nucleotidyltransferase translates to MSVVGIISEFNPFHSGHEFLLNQARLIAQNDPIVVIMSGNYVQRGEMAIMSKWERAKAALQSGADLVFETPFSTAVEPADLFSLGNIEQLSKLGVTDLVFGVEDANLNFAYLGGKIAEIPKNHMDFKDYSQTYSTQYNQMVAREVGHEINQPNAILGLAYSVANYNLGSPLKLHPINRIGAGHDDLLQRSGVVQSASAIRNLLLHGEDTSNLKYWMPKAEAAVLSKQKVYPNWNLLYPFLKYRIESSSVEDLRQIYQMSEGLEYKMKQEIHLSRDFTEFLRRIKSKRYTYSRLRRLSLYTLLNVTQDDMIASFNHESLMLLGFSKIGRNFLKDNRKNFQTEIISKVDKRSAKDGSLALQVRTDRLFEQIMGVDQNFGRRPIEV, encoded by the coding sequence ATGAGCGTTGTGGGGATTATTTCAGAATTTAATCCTTTCCATAGTGGTCACGAATTTTTATTAAATCAGGCACGCTTAATTGCCCAAAATGATCCTATCGTCGTTATTATGTCAGGCAACTACGTTCAACGTGGCGAAATGGCCATTATGAGCAAGTGGGAGCGCGCCAAAGCCGCTTTGCAATCTGGTGCCGATTTAGTATTTGAAACGCCTTTTTCTACGGCAGTTGAACCAGCTGACCTATTTTCATTAGGTAATATCGAGCAATTATCTAAATTGGGCGTCACAGATTTAGTATTTGGGGTTGAAGATGCTAACTTGAATTTTGCCTATCTTGGTGGCAAGATTGCGGAAATTCCCAAAAATCATATGGACTTTAAGGATTATAGTCAGACCTATTCAACTCAATATAATCAAATGGTAGCTCGAGAAGTAGGCCATGAAATTAATCAACCTAATGCCATTTTGGGTTTAGCTTATTCCGTGGCTAACTACAATCTTGGCTCACCTTTAAAGTTGCATCCCATCAATCGAATCGGTGCAGGCCACGATGATTTATTGCAACGCAGTGGCGTTGTGCAAAGTGCCAGCGCAATTCGTAACTTGCTTTTACACGGAGAAGATACCAGCAACTTGAAGTATTGGATGCCTAAAGCCGAAGCCGCAGTTTTAAGCAAGCAAAAAGTATATCCTAACTGGAACTTATTGTATCCATTTTTGAAATACCGCATTGAATCTTCTTCAGTGGAAGATTTGCGTCAAATCTATCAAATGAGTGAAGGACTCGAATACAAGATGAAGCAAGAAATTCACTTGTCGCGTGATTTCACTGAATTCTTGCGCAGAATCAAGTCTAAGCGGTATACTTATTCTCGTTTGCGCCGTCTGAGTTTATACACTCTGTTAAACGTGACGCAAGATGACATGATTGCTAGCTTTAATCATGAATCACTAATGCTTTTGGGCTTTAGTAAAATTGGACGTAATTTTTTAAAAGATAATCGTAAAAATTTCCAAACGGAAATTATTTCTAAGGTTGATAAGAGAAGCGCAAAAGATGGTTCTCTTGCACTTCAAGTTAGAACCGATCGTTTATTTGAACAAATAATGGGAGTTGACCAAAACTTTGGCCGACGTCCAATAGAGGTGTAA
- the rsfS gene encoding ribosome silencing factor has protein sequence MTSQEILDFTTKAISDRHGEDTEAYDMRGISILADYYVITSAGSNRQLHAIVNSIVDEAHQNNYTDYRIEGTRDSNWLLVDLGDVVVNIFTKEAREFYNLEKLWANGKQVELKED, from the coding sequence TTGACTAGTCAAGAAATTTTAGATTTTACTACTAAAGCTATTAGCGATCGTCACGGTGAAGATACCGAAGCTTATGATATGCGCGGAATCAGTATTTTAGCGGATTACTACGTAATTACTAGTGCAGGTTCAAACCGTCAACTTCACGCTATTGTTAACTCAATTGTTGATGAAGCTCACCAAAACAACTACACTGATTACCGCATCGAAGGTACTAGAGACTCTAACTGGCTTTTAGTAGACTTAGGCGACGTTGTAGTTAACATCTTTACCAAGGAAGCACGTGAGTTTTACAACCTTGAAAAACTTTGGGCTAATGGTAAGCAAGTTGAATTAAAGGAAGACTAA
- the yqeK gene encoding bis(5'-nucleosyl)-tetraphosphatase (symmetrical) YqeK, with translation MTKLTFKKTYSPLSSDEIIAKEKANMDKKRFKHCVRVSETARKLAKLNHYDEDKAALAGFVHDYAKQVSVEEYRKVIKEQDFDKDLLNWNRAIWHGIVGTYFIEHDLKIRDHEILTAVRRHTTGDTEMTMLDKIVFMADFIEPGRDFPGVDEARKITYANIDEGVGYQLAHTLEFLVEKRKRIYPRTIAAYNVWSTK, from the coding sequence TTGACGAAACTAACATTTAAAAAGACTTATTCACCATTATCTAGTGATGAAATTATTGCTAAAGAAAAAGCTAATATGGACAAAAAGAGATTTAAGCACTGCGTTCGCGTTAGTGAAACTGCCCGTAAATTAGCAAAGTTGAATCACTATGATGAAGATAAGGCAGCACTCGCTGGCTTTGTACATGATTATGCCAAACAAGTTTCCGTTGAAGAATACCGTAAGGTAATCAAGGAACAAGATTTTGACAAGGATTTGCTTAATTGGAATCGTGCAATTTGGCACGGTATCGTTGGGACTTACTTTATCGAACACGATCTAAAAATCAGAGATCATGAAATTTTGACCGCAGTGCGTCGTCACACCACAGGTGATACTGAGATGACCATGCTGGACAAAATCGTCTTTATGGCCGACTTTATTGAACCAGGGCGTGATTTTCCTGGCGTAGATGAAGCACGTAAAATCACTTATGCCAACATTGATGAAGGTGTCGGCTATCAGTTAGCACACACCTTAGAGTTTTTAGTTGAAAAGAGAAAAAGAATTTATCCACGCACTATAGCAGCATATAATGTTTGGAGTACTAAATAA
- a CDS encoding nicotinate-nucleotide adenylyltransferase, which yields MVNPKCIEKAPAAEVKAQLERENGKGRQIGIMGGTFNPVHIAHLVAAEQAMTKLRLDEVWFMPDNIPPHKNAPLTSAKDRATMLDLATRDNPKFRVKLLELFRGGVSYTVDTMRYLKEKAPQNNYYLIMGSDQVNSFHTWKEAPTLAKMVTLVGIRRPGYPQDPQYPMIWVDAPDIRLSSTAIRRSVATGTSIRYLVPEPVRKYIEEKGLYLDETNI from the coding sequence ATGGTAAATCCAAAATGTATTGAAAAAGCACCTGCTGCTGAAGTTAAGGCTCAATTAGAACGTGAAAATGGTAAAGGCCGTCAAATCGGCATTATGGGCGGTACTTTTAATCCTGTCCATATTGCTCACTTGGTTGCGGCCGAACAAGCAATGACTAAGTTGCGTTTGGATGAGGTTTGGTTTATGCCAGATAATATTCCACCTCACAAGAATGCACCATTAACATCAGCTAAAGATAGAGCGACGATGTTAGATTTGGCAACTCGTGATAATCCTAAGTTTAGGGTTAAATTGCTTGAATTGTTCCGTGGCGGCGTTTCTTATACTGTAGATACAATGCGCTACTTAAAGGAAAAAGCACCACAGAATAATTACTATTTAATCATGGGAAGCGATCAAGTTAACAGTTTCCATACCTGGAAAGAAGCACCTACTCTGGCTAAAATGGTTACGCTGGTCGGAATTCGTCGCCCTGGCTATCCACAAGATCCGCAATATCCAATGATTTGGGTAGATGCGCCAGATATTCGTTTGAGTTCTACTGCAATTCGTCGCTCCGTGGCTACCGGTACTTCAATTAGATATTTGGTACCAGAACCAGTTAGAAAGTATATTGAAGAAAAGGGGCTTTACCTTGACGAAACTAACATTTAA
- the yqeH gene encoding ribosome biogenesis GTPase YqeH, which translates to MDEEIICIGCGAVLQSNDPKKAGYLPKSALDKARNEENAEVYCQRCFRLRHYNEIMPVDLNNDDFLALLNSLSEKKALVVNVVDLFDFSNSLLSSLKRFVGGNDFILVGNKFDLFPKNSRQSKIKDWMRQEANRMGLYPKEIFLVSAKRKVNLESLIAYINKQSQDKDVYFVGTTNVGKSTLINAIIDMMGDIQNLITTSRFPGTTLDRIEIPLENGHFLIDTPGIMTDNQLATHLNAKDLELISPKKPLKPATYQLMPGNTLFLAGLGRIDYLKGESTSFTVYVARDMYVHRTKTANADAFYEKHVGELLAPPAKDDKLPALKGQEYRTEYKSDLLFGGIGFVTVPEGCVVKTYTPDGIGLGIRRALI; encoded by the coding sequence ATGGATGAGGAGATTATTTGTATTGGTTGTGGGGCAGTGCTCCAATCCAATGATCCTAAAAAAGCAGGCTACTTGCCTAAGAGCGCATTAGACAAAGCAAGAAATGAAGAAAACGCAGAAGTATACTGCCAACGTTGCTTCAGATTGCGCCACTATAACGAAATCATGCCAGTCGATTTAAACAACGACGACTTCTTGGCGCTGCTTAATTCACTTTCCGAAAAGAAGGCATTAGTAGTTAACGTGGTCGACTTGTTTGACTTCTCAAATTCACTTTTATCATCATTAAAGCGTTTTGTAGGTGGCAATGATTTTATCTTAGTCGGAAATAAGTTCGATCTGTTCCCTAAGAATTCTAGACAAAGCAAGATTAAGGACTGGATGAGACAAGAAGCTAACCGCATGGGCCTTTATCCTAAAGAAATCTTCTTGGTTTCTGCTAAGAGAAAGGTCAATCTGGAAAGCTTGATTGCTTATATTAATAAACAATCACAAGATAAAGACGTTTATTTTGTAGGTACAACCAACGTTGGTAAGTCTACTTTGATCAACGCAATTATCGACATGATGGGTGATATCCAAAACTTGATTACCACGTCACGTTTTCCTGGTACAACTTTGGATCGAATCGAAATTCCACTTGAAAATGGTCACTTTTTGATCGACACCCCAGGGATCATGACCGATAATCAATTGGCTACTCACTTGAATGCTAAAGACTTGGAATTGATTTCACCAAAGAAGCCGCTCAAGCCAGCTACTTATCAGCTTATGCCTGGTAACACCTTATTCTTAGCCGGACTTGGACGAATCGATTATTTAAAAGGCGAGTCAACTAGTTTTACCGTTTATGTAGCGCGCGATATGTACGTTCACCGCACTAAGACGGCCAACGCTGATGCTTTTTATGAAAAGCATGTTGGTGAATTGCTTGCTCCACCTGCTAAAGACGATAAGTTGCCAGCACTTAAGGGGCAGGAATATCGAACTGAATATAAGAGCGATCTTTTATTTGGTGGGATCGGTTTTGTGACCGTTCCAGAGGGATGCGTTGTTAAGACTTACACGCCAGATGGTATTGGTTTAGGAATTCGTCGTGCATTGATTTAG
- a CDS encoding YqeG family HAD IIIA-type phosphatase, whose translation MLFRPKYTINTIYNLDPQKLNEMGIKAVFSDLDNTLLAWNKFETAKEMNKLNRRLAKANIKLVVISNNNAQRVGKVLTPYHIDFVSEARKPLPFAITRKREEMHLQKDQVMMVGDQLITDMQAGNLAGVETVLVKPLVETDKWNTRINRFFEKIIFFFLGLSHRVTFKETLQNG comes from the coding sequence ATGTTATTTAGACCAAAATACACAATAAATACTATTTATAATCTGGACCCCCAGAAATTGAATGAGATGGGAATAAAAGCAGTTTTTTCAGACCTAGACAATACGCTTCTTGCTTGGAATAAGTTTGAAACTGCTAAAGAGATGAACAAATTAAACAGGCGATTAGCCAAGGCGAACATTAAGCTGGTCGTAATTTCGAATAATAATGCTCAACGTGTAGGAAAGGTGCTTACCCCTTACCACATTGACTTTGTTTCTGAGGCACGCAAGCCATTACCGTTTGCAATAACACGTAAACGCGAAGAAATGCATTTGCAAAAGGATCAAGTAATGATGGTAGGCGATCAGCTGATTACCGATATGCAGGCTGGAAATTTGGCTGGAGTTGAGACGGTATTGGTTAAGCCACTGGTTGAAACAGATAAGTGGAATACCAGAATTAATCGATTCTTTGAAAAGATCATCTTTTTCTTTCTTGGTTTATCACATCGAGTAACATTTAAGGAGACTTTGCAAAATGGATGA